ACCAACGACTCAATTGTTGCACCACTAAATTTTCAATTTGGTGGGGGTGCAAAAACGCCGATTATTCATGCCCCAGTCGTACAAAATTCATTCTGAATTCTGACTCCTGAATTCTGATTGATAAAAATTATGAGCAAATATAAAATTTTTAAGCCTGAGCAAAGTTATACTTTTACTCAATATTTTTTGTTACCTGGACACTGGAAACTAGACAATATCTAATCCCCTGCTTTCTGCCTTATCCCAACAATATAGCGTTTCCTATTCAGATGAGGTACAACGTTAAATTGCAAGTTGTAGGGAACATACCGTGCCCCTACAGATGTACCTCACGTAAACGAGAAACGCTATAATTATTGACACCGACCTACTTAGTTTTTATCTTTGGGTAGCGATCGCTAATTTTGCCCCCGCAACCTGACGTACCCGATCCATCACAGCCACCACCTTCCCGTGAGTGACTTTTTCATCAGCATTAATAATCACTAACACTTCTGGTTTAGAACCAACTAAAGTCCGCACTTGCGCTGTCAAATCGTCAACTGTCGTTGGTTTACGGTTCAAGCTTACCTGTCCTTGTTCATCTACCGTGATCGTAATTTTAGAAGGAACTTGCTGTTGTTTAGCTGTAGCTGCCTTCGGTAAATTTACTGGCAAACCTTCCGAACGTGTTAAAAACAAAGTTGACATGATAAAAAATGTCAAAATTGCAAAAATCACGTCAATCATCGGCACAATGTTGATCTGTAATGGAAGTTCTGGTTCATCTGGTAGACGCATAAGTTTTTTCTCCTCGTTCATAACGACGGCGGTAAAGTAATTCTAGCTGTCCCCCATACTCCTGAATTAGCGCAATTTGCCGTTGGTACAGTCCCCGAAAGGTATTGGCAAACATGAGTATGAATATAGCAACGATCAATCCTGATGCTGTTGATACTAGAGCCTCACTAATTCCAGATGTCACACCAGTTGTTTTACTACCTCCTACATCACCAAGGTTTAAAGAGGCAAAGGAAGCTATCAATCCTAACACAGTGCCAAGCAGACCTAACAGTGGTGCAAGACTAATGATTGTCTCGAAAATATTTTGGAAGCGTTTGAGTACAGGTATTTCAGCCTGGGCTTCGCTTTCTAATGCCAAACGAAATTCCTCTGGATTTGGCTCTTCTAATTCTAAAGCCGCCAGAAAAATTCGTGCCAGTGGCAAATCTGCATTTTTCTGAAGTTTATCCATTGCACCAACAACATTATCGAGACGGTAGAGATTCAAAACATCTCGCACCACGCGGCTTTGACGCTGATTGATTCTTACCCAAAACCTGATTCGCTCAATGATCAGTGCCACACCCAATACCGAAAACGCCAACAGGGGCCACATGACCACACCGCCTGCTGCAAACAAATTTTGAATTCCCATGTAGTGCCTCTATAACATCATCCACAATACAAAATCAGACTACCAGAATCTCAAGAAAAGCTGAAACTTATTCTCAATAAAATATAAAATATAATGATAACTTTTTCAAATCTAATGCTCATCATTTTTATTTAATTGTTTGTTTGGTTTACATAAATTAATTTAATTAAATTGAAACAAAAATTAATTTCGTCCAAAAACCATGATATTGGCGGTTCAAAAAGATGTTTTTGCTAGCGTGGGGTTCCGTAATGCTGTCCCAGATAATTTGAATTGTTTACTTGATATTTATAACCTTGCATTCTAAGATAGCTAAATTAGTGAGAATAGGTAGCAATAGCTATGAGTTTTTCTGGCATTACTGTCGAGCAACGTTCCAAAGAAGTTGAGGCTCTCAAGTCTTTTCTGACTTACAGTCTGATAGGTTCACTGGCGCTGCATATCGGCGTACTGTCCTCAGGCATAAGTAATTATTTGACGAGAGTACCCACAGGTGAAGAAGAAGCAATAGAGTTTGCGATCGTGGATTCTCCAACTGCGGAACCAGAAAAAC
This Nostoc sp. C052 DNA region includes the following protein-coding sequences:
- a CDS encoding biopolymer transporter ExbD; the encoded protein is MRLPDEPELPLQINIVPMIDVIFAILTFFIMSTLFLTRSEGLPVNLPKAATAKQQQVPSKITITVDEQGQVSLNRKPTTVDDLTAQVRTLVGSKPEVLVIINADEKVTHGKVVAVMDRVRQVAGAKLAIATQR
- a CDS encoding MotA/TolQ/ExbB proton channel family protein; its protein translation is MGIQNLFAAGGVVMWPLLAFSVLGVALIIERIRFWVRINQRQSRVVRDVLNLYRLDNVVGAMDKLQKNADLPLARIFLAALELEEPNPEEFRLALESEAQAEIPVLKRFQNIFETIISLAPLLGLLGTVLGLIASFASLNLGDVGGSKTTGVTSGISEALVSTASGLIVAIFILMFANTFRGLYQRQIALIQEYGGQLELLYRRRYERGEKTYASTR